The Fusarium falciforme chromosome 10, complete sequence DNA segment TTTTGGCAGCCTGCGAGACACAGGCAGACGAGACAATCAGCCGTGCCCACCACAAAACGAGGCCGCGCAGGCCAAGAAAAGGAGgggtggaggggagggggagggggataAGAAACAGGGCTGGCAAACCAAACCTCCCAGTCACAGCTGTATCCATCCAGTCACATCCAGGAATTTCCTGTAAGCCCCCGAGAGGCCTTGTGAAGAAGACGAATGGTGGTCATGGACAGGGCTGCCGTCGCACGTGAAGCCCTCAGCCCGTCCGGCCTATGAggcatcgacgacgacgccacGCGTCCGCGACGGCGGTACGCTAGACGGGCTCGGCGGTGCTGGAAATGGGAAGTCATGGGTCTTGAGCTGGTGGGTTCGtgaggagctgaaggagtTGGTGGCTGACGATATCAGctttccttctccttcttctggggATGGGGAATGATAGGCAGTTGTGGGATGAACGGGTTCACGCAGGGTCCTCGGAGCTAACGCGGCAGCCGCCAGTAAAAGGGCGTAGAAAGATGAGCAGTGATCGACACAACGATACGGTGCCAATGTGCATTCGCCCACCATGAGAAATATCGTGTTTACGGGCGTCGCGGTGGCTGGGGTTGCTCTTCTCAATAAAGAGTGAGACAAGGAcgacaccatctccaactccAGAGTGACCATCTGACTGTGCTTCCCCCTCTTCTAAGTCCGGCCAGGCCGGTCCTCTGAGGGGCAGTCATGCTGAACCCCCTGGGAGCTGGCCATGATTCGGATTTGCGATCGAGGATTCGAGGAGAGATCGATCGCCGTGAGGCCCCCAGAGGTCTCCTGCATGGTGCCTTGCAGCACGTCTGGTCCTTGTAGCGTGAATCCGTCAAGGCCCACGTTTGGGCATATGTCAAGCACGCGAGGGCATCCCCAGATGTGCTCTGCCTTGGAAAATAGTACAGTCAGTCTGAGGTGGGTGGTCGCAAGTCTGAGCCACGAGgtcgtttcttttcttgaAACCCGGGACAAAGTGATCAGTCGAAAGGTCGGAgtctccatcatcgtcatcatcaaacAGGAAATCGACCGGGGTACGGCTTATCCGTCTTGGTACTGTACCAGTAGACTGTTCGACCCTTGTTCGGGATCACCAAATATTACGTGTGTATCGTCGTTGCTTCCCAACGAGGAAAGGGTGACATCCAAAAGGCCAAAAGGAGAATATGAGTGGTGTGCTGTGAATGCCATCTCGTAAAGGCCCTCTCTGAtttctaatttattcctccctccatctcgacGAGAGTGGCCTCTGGCCCATCCCCCGTGCGACCTGACCTGAGGGAAAAAGGTGCCCAGCCAGCCTCCCCCAGATTCCAAGAAGTCAATCCTGCTTTTTTCTTTCAACCCAGGCCCGTGGTTTGTCTCGTGGCTGATCCCATGACCATCTTCCCTGGTTTCGGAGGGGACCACCCACACCTACTGTACGCAAGCCACGGCCCTCGGTCTCGACTGGAAACAAGAGGTTCCGGTCGTTTCTCGTCCCCAAGCCCCGGCAGGAGGATGGCCGAGACGCATTTCCCCTCACCAAGAAGCATCGTCATTCTCGCGCAAGCGGGGAATGTCTGATTGATAACACGCCCTTAGACTTGAGCCGATGTGGTTATGGAATGTCACCTTTCTGACCTTGAGCTGTTTGGGGATTTGAGAGCGACCATGTGCCCCGTGCCGAGGCGTCGATAGCCGCAACGCAATCTGGTCGATAGACGAGACCCAGAAACAGAAAACGCCCGTCAGAGCGGAACGGCCCCTCCGCTCGCGGGCCGCAATTGTGGGCTCGGTCCCGGATGTTCACCGGAGGGCCCACATTTGGCAGTCGGACAGGGTAGGCCACAGTGGGAGAATGGGCTGCCACTCACACTATATAagctgaggatgaagagattAGAGAATCAAGATAAGATGTATGAATGGAATGCTATGAACTCCTCCACATAGTCGTACAATTCGTTTAGCTTGTATTCGGGCATGATCCATCACTAAACTCCTTGCGTGTGGAGTGACTTGCTGCTGTTCCCTCACTGCAAGCAAGTGCGTGGTTGTTTCATTTGTTTAATAATACACTAATATACTGTCCGGTCATCAAGCCATGGTGTTCAAGAAACTCGAAGGATCCCATGATACCACCGAAGGCATGGCAAATAGTCCATCCATGGTATCAGTGCAGTCGAATGGCTGCAAGCCAAGGTCATCGAAGAGCGGCATCTGGCCCCCATTGAGATCAGCTAGAGTCGATAGTGTGTCCACCACCACACCCGGATTCCTCAGCTCCGGGTTCGAGCTCTGTGAGTCGTCGACGCTGGCGAGTCTGTGCGCCCGGCGGAACCATAGCCTGTCTAATAGTCTCGCGTATCTCGCTGCGATGTGGCTCTCGTCGACAGCGGCTGTTTTGAGGACGGAGATGAAGCGTTCCATGAGGGACGCTGTGTGGACGTGCTTGCCCGAGGATATGGCCCCGCACGCATGGGCCTTGTAAAGGAAGACGGAAGAGTGAATCTCATATCTTGACAGGGTTAGCTGGAATGTCTTGCATGTGTCCAATGGCGACTCACAGATAAAAGCGCGCTGGCATGTAACACAGATGCTTCACCGGATCGATATCGTCCGTTACGATCCGAATCAAAGCCTCTGCCGCATCTGCAGCTTCGTATATATGCCGGGCATCAGGGCTTGCCATGGCCGAGTCGGGAAAGATGATTGATGGCCTAGATCCATTTGATGGATCGGAATTGGTGTCGGTAACAGATGCACGGTATATGACGGCCTGAAAAGCGAACGCGTTGACGTAGAGCCTGAGGTATTCTTGCATGAGGCTCAGGCAGCTCTTGAGATGTGGCGAAACGGCGAGCGATGTCCACGCGAGTTGCCACGCGTGCATAGCTTTTGTCGCGTCGTCGACGTATTTCGTGTAGTCGCCTCGCGTCATGAGTTCGGCGGTCCGTGACCTCGAGGCGAAGAGGATATCGTGGGCATTTCCAAACAGTGTGGTCAGCTCAACTTGGGCCTGGATGAACGAGGCAAAATCCTCATCACGGGCCCGCCGGGGTTGTAGAGCTGGAAAGTCATGGGCCATGAAGCGCGCTGATAGAGCTGGGCCTCTGCACCAGAAGGCTTGTCCCATGCGGATTGATATTTGGCGATCTGAGAGATAGGTGACTGAAAATGTGAGTCTGGTGTCAATGTTGACTATAGTAGAGGCGCTTACAAGTCCAGGCCAACCGCTCGCGATGGACCGAATCGAGGTCGGCGTCGTTTCCTTTGAATCCCCTGTCCTCTAAGCGTAGTAGATACGCAAGCCTCACAGCAAGACCAACTATCGACCACGCTGACgcttcatctccatcgtCGACTTCGCTCTGATTGTGCAAGGTCCATTCACCCATGAGCAAGAGCCCCTCGACGGTGCCGACCTTGCGGACACTAGCCATGCCTAGGACGACGTTAAGTATAAGCCCTCGCATATGATCCCATATGGCCTTGTGTATATCTGCGAGATCGGGGCGATCTTTTGAGGCCACGACAAGGATGGCAGTTAGTAGGAAAGATTCGTCTCTTATCGTGTCGAGGATGTATTCGGGTCGCAACACGTCTGTTGGGACGATGGGGAAGAAATGGTGATAATTGTCGGCATAACTGAAATTTGTTAGGGAAACTTTACTTCAAATCATGATAGTGCTTGTCAGATGGGTAGGATCCAACTTACTGTCGTAATAGCTGAACAAGGAGGATGGGGTCAATTGCTCTATCCTTGACCAAGGGATAGTCGTTGATAGTGACCTCACTCGGAGCCCCTGGATCGGGGCGGAGGTGGCTAGGCGCGTGAGGCGTCTGTGTTGAATAGGCTGAGGGTGTCGCTCCAGGTCCATTCGACAACCCGCCCATCAGCCCGTTTGGGGTGTGTTGGTTCTCGTCGgaagcatcgtcgtcgccttgTTCGCCAGCAGCATGACAGAGCATCATTAAAGCATCGCTAGGATTCTGCAACTTATCATGGACCGAATCTTCCCCGGCTTTAGTTTGTCTGGGCGATACATGATCGCTCGAAGAGACGGAGAGAGCCGTCTCAGGGCGTCTCTTTGCTTGTTGGCGgggacgacgaagatgagagAAATCGCCGCCTCGTCTTGAGCCAGCAAGAACGCATTCAGCACCTTCTCGAAGACACTTTGCACAAGGAGGTTTCCCAGGTTCTCCAACGGTGCCtctaaagaaaagaagaaagagttCAAGTCAGATGAAGCTTGCTCAGGGGGGCGGGAAGGACAAGGGACCCACAAGTCGCAGCGCGTCTTGCGCGAACGGCACCTGACGCAGGCCCGATACTGTCTGATGCCCTGCCCTTTGGTCATGGCTCAGCGACAAAAAGGAAAACAAATTCGTCTTTAGCCGTCAGAGGGTGAAATGGAGAATCCGGGGTTGGCTGGGGATGATGAAGCAGGGTGGAACTTGCCCCAGACTTTTGACGGTAATAGACGGATTTGACCCCCGCAAAACAGGGGGTAGGCTGTAGACGGCTATAGACGGCCATGGGATCATGACGACTTTGGGGGAGGGAATTGGACTCGACGACTCGACGGCTATAGTGAGTATTTGTAGCTAGAAAGTCATTGGGCCAAGTGGTGCGTGTTGAGTGCATTTGATGGAGGCATCAAGCGGGAAATATTACTCTCTTGTCGCCCCCAAAGTCAGGGTGGAAGGATATAAGACCTCTTGGGACGCTCGAatcaaccatcatcaacctctcaAGTCACAGACTCATTATTAACTCTTGTGCACAAGAAACATCCTGCTCTGGTACTTGCTCTTGAAAACCAAAGCTACTTCTcgcatcatcatggctcctAGTCGCCTCGAGTCTCCCCCTGCGAACACCGCCACATCTTCAgtccagaagctcaaggcgtCAAAAGGACCCTCAGAGGATCTCTATGGGCACTACTATCCCGCCGATCCAAACACCTTGAGCCTTGAGTCCAACTTCGGGCCCATGGAACCCGACACCATTGGATATCTTCAACCGACAACTCTTGACACTCCTTTGGAGGTTATGCACGAGCGATTTGAGAGAGACGGCTATCTTTTTGTGAGTTTTCTGCCTTGACGTCAACTTGGTAACCAACTAACACATTCCGATAGATCAAAGGATGCATTAGCAAAGAAACCTCCCTCGCCTGCCGTCGCGATTACTTTACACACATGGCTCCTAGCGGCCTCCTCAAGAATGGCACCGAGCCAGTCGAAGGCATCTTCTCAGGTGCCGATACACGCAAATACCTCCCACCTGGAAACCTTCGCCGACTATTCGGCCTGAAGGATGATCCCGAGAGCGACAAGTACGTCGAGCTCATGATTTCAGCCCACGAGGCTGATTTCTATGTCGAGTTCTGCAAAAACCAGGAGCTGCGCGACTTTGTCAGCCGCTTCACGGGATGGAAGAACCCTCAGATGCTTCAGAGGACCATGCTTCGCGCCTTTGTGCCTGAAAGCGAGCTTACGCCTGTGCACTTTGACCAAATGTACCTCCGCGCCGGTCCTCCTACCAGCTTGACGGCTTGGATCCCCATCGGCAACGTCTCCCTCGAGGGTGGCGGCCTGATGTACCTTGAGGGCTCGACGGACATTGGCAAAAAGACGGAGGacgactttgccaagaacGCTCACAACCTTACCGACGAGGAGCGTATCAGCGCCTTCAACAAGAACATGAACGACGGCGGCTTCCTGAGCCGAGACACTGTGGCCTACGGAAAGGAGGCCCGTAGAAAGTGGCTCATCGCCGAATACGAGGCCGGCGATGTCATCTTCCACAACCCCTACATGGTGCATGCGAGCTGCAAGAACAGGGACCCCGAGAACAAGATCCGCCTCGCCACTGATGTGAGATTCGTTGACCCCGAGAAGCCCTACGACAAGGTAAGTGATTTGACGCCAGATCTTGGACGCCTGCCAACTGACGATTGTAGCGCTGGATGAAGGTCTACAGGCCTCTGGATGGATTGTAAAGGATTTGAATCTTTGTAGAATATTGAAACGAGTAGGATAACGATGCAAATGCAAGAACAACTAGTGTCACTGTTACTAAAGTTACTCTCTCTGATCTTGAAGATGATATGCTAATGGGCGATGTGTATGCTAGTAGATTTTTGATACCTAGACTGGGTTAACTGTAGCTTTGAGGGCATTCGTAGTTTATGTCTCAGCATAAGGGTACATCCCAGTCAGAAGGGACTTGATAAAACTCCTGCTGAATTTTACATTGtttctttattttctaagatcaTAATTATtctataatagttttaattagCAAAGGATTTACTCAATATCTCCATGGTTATGAAGGTACCAGAATTAGGTATTCTTATATGACTACCACAAGTAAGATAAGTGCCGCAGGCGGTATCATCTATACGTTCAAACACCAGCAAGACTTGCCTTTGATAATGTCATCTAATGCTTTGTAATTCTGGTGATACCGACAAAGGCAGCTCGGTTCCTGGTGTCATGTCATTGGCTTGGAACCATCACGTCCCTGCTCGCTCGAAGACCGAGGTTATCCTAACTCCCTTCTCACCGAAACACTTGGCCAATACTGATACTTCATGCTTGGCATAGTATTCGTGGTCGAACCCCCAATAGCCAAGATTCTCTATCCCCCAACTGGCCTTTGGTGGGAAGCTTTGACGTGTGAAATGGAGTCTCGTCTCCCTGGTTCCAGACGGTAATAGATCCCCTACCCACAAGCTCCAATAACCCAAACCACATTTCCAACTGCCTAGACTATATTTCAACCTCGTGATTAGTGGAAAAAGCACACTGTCTCCCCATTCTCTTCATCTCCGCAATCTGTGTGCCTTGATCATGTTTCCCCCGTCTACAGCCGAAGCCCCAGGCGGGCTGGCCCACAAGCTGACTAGGCTAGCCCCATTTCCCCAGACTCGACGATATCCAATATGTGGAGAAAGGCGGGGGTCTCAAGCGATGCATCTTGCCATCTCATGGATAGCTCTAGCTAAAGTTTCTGCGGGGGTGGCTCGactgacgaggaggctccGTCTATTACCGTCGCTAGCAGACACTCGGAGACTGACTCGCGATGGGGTCGTCAAGAAACGGTATTAAACAACATGTATCTCTTCCAAAGATGCACCTCAATCAGCAGAAGCCTATCTATTTCATCGTTCATCTCCCATCGATATCATGTTTATGCAGAAATTTGTTCGCAATGACGCCATCAAAACGGACCCTCCTGAGATTTACAACCTTAGGACGGTTGTGGTCAGTCTGATAGTGAGTTTACCTACAGCTGTTCGGAGTATGTGGCAGTGATGTGCTAACGATCCTCTCAGGCATGCGGTGGTGCACTCCTCTTTGGTGTAAGAATCCAATCTTAGAGTGTGAAGATAACGATACTGACATGGCCCAAGATGGACATGGGTGTCATGGGCGGCGTCCTCGCCATGGACACCTTCAAGGAGTAAGAGACCACGCTCCAGCGTGCTATCTCAGAGCAAGCTAACAGCTGAAAAGGCAGTATGGACTCACAGATAAACCCGCGGCTGTCCTCGCAAATCTGTCATCCAACATTGTTTCGACTATCCAAGCTGGGTCCTTCCTTGGCTGTCTCATCTCTATGTGGCTGGCCAACTATATCGGCCGACGACTGTCTCTCATGACCGCATCCGTCTTCGTCTTTATCGGTGTTGCCATGCAAGCCGCTGCTAGCGGTCACTTGGCGGCTATGTACGTCGGAAGGTAGGAAACAGTTTTCCTCATAGCTTGGGCATGTGAGTTGACAAGAGACAGATTCATCACTGGCATCGCTGTCGGTATCGCCTCTACTGTTAATCCCCTTTACGTCTCCGAAAATGCTCCACGAGGTATCCGAGGCCTTCTCACAGGCTGCTACCAGCTCTCCATCGTTACTGGTCTGACGGTAAGTTGTCGCCCGTAACGGTGCCGTCGGAGGCCAACTAACAACTCAATAGCTTGCGTTCTGGATCAACTATGGCTGCGTTCTCCACGTCAAAGGGCATGCTCAATACATAATTCCACTTGCTCTTCAAGCCCTTCCTGCTGTCATTCTCTTCGTGGGAATGATGTTTGCCAACGAGTCGCCCCGGTTCCTCGCCCAGAGCAACCCTACCAAGGCACTCACCGTGCTCGCCAAGCTACGAGGTCTGCCAGAGGACCATGCATACGTGCGAGAAGAGATGGAGAACATTTCTCTccagcttgaggaggagcggTCCTTGGCCGCCAACAGCTCCGGGCTCACcctggtcaaggaggcctTCACCGTCAAGTCCTACCGTCGAAGAACGTTCCTCTGCATCACTCTCATGATGTGGAGTAACCTCACAGGTACTAATGCCTTAACTTACTACAGCGTCGTCATATTCAAGAGTGTTGGCTTGTCTTCCTCTACCACTGGTCTCTTTGCCACAGGTGTCTATGGCATTGTCAAGATGGTGTCTtgcgccatcttcatctttttCGTCACCGACACCCTGGGCAGGAGAAAGAGCCTTCTGTGGACTGGAGTTGTACAAGGCTTAGCCCTATTTTATATTGGGTTCTATGTCCGCTTCGATCCTCCTCAACCTGACTCTCCTGTTGGCGCTGCTGGCTATGTGGCCATTGTGGCCATCTATATCTTCGCCGCCGTGTACCAATTCGGGTGGGGCCCCGTCGTCTGGACGTATTGCTCTGTAATTTGGTTATAAAAAAGTGTAATCTATCTCAGAGACTAACTGGCGTGTAGGAGATCCCTGCTGCGCGCATGCGTGCCCTCCAGATGGGCATGGCCACGGCCAGTCAGTGGCTCTTCAACTTTGTCGTCGCCAAGAGCACTCCGAGCATGTTTGCAACTCTCGGACGTGGTGGATTCGGCACGTACTTTGTCTACGGGTCGTTCTGTTTCACCATGGTTGTCTTTGCCTGGTTTTTCGTGCCAGAGACCAAAGGTGAGTTACGACCCGTTTACACGATGATCCAGCTAACGACTCCTACAGGACTTGCTTTGGAGGATATGGATGAACTGTTTTCGCAATCTAACGTTAGGGCTCCTTTTATTCCCAGCCGCGTTGCTCGGCTCGAGGCAGAGAGAGTTGCCAAGGGGGATGCTGACTCTAAGTTTGAACATGTTGACAAGGTCTAGTTAATTGGCGATATCAAGGACTGCAACTAATGGATTCAATCTTGTTGCCACATTTTGATGGCTAGACCTCGGTTGTAACTATATGGATGGTCTGGTCAAGACTGCATTTGAAACAACTCCAAAACATGAGTTTACCTGATCGAGTTTACCTAATCTTATCCGAGTCTCATGAAaccccagcctcctccttatGATGAATGGATGATTACCCTGGTCAAATCCGGGGAAATGCCCTATTCCTATCTCAGCATTACACTCTCGAGCCACGTGATGACCTCATTGGACGACCAACGCCTTCGCGCCTCATCACTTCATAACAACATCCAAGCATCTCTACCTGCTACACTCATCCTGAACCTCTTATTGTCCCACTTACCTAACCCCTCAGCAGACGCAGCCTTCTCCGCCTTGCTGACGATCCCATCTTAATAAGCCAAGCCACCTCGTACAGACAACACCTCAACCCCTCCACCATGACCAGAGTCGGCGACATCCCCTCGGGCGCATTGTTGAGAATGGACATCTCATCTACCCGCGAACGGATGCCCCTCCGCATCGTCACCTTCAACGTCCGCTATGCGACGACCAACTTTGAGCCCCATGAGAAGCCCTGGGACGTCCGCTGCCCCAAGCTGGTCAACCAGCTATCCTTCATCACTGCTGGCCATGAGAGCCCATTCATCTGCCTGCAGGAATGCCTGTACCCGCAGGTCAAGGATATCCAGTCACGTCTCGGCGCTGGCTGGTCGCACATTGGCCGTGGCCGCGGCTCTGGAGAGCATGACGGCGAGTTCTCACCCATCTTCTACCGCAGCGACAACTGGAGCAGCGAGCGCTCCGAGGTACGCTGGCTGAGCAAGACGCCTTTTGAGCCGTCGCGCGGCTGGGACGCTGTACTGAACCGCATCGTCACCATGGGCGAGTTCTTGCACCGCAACACGGGGACGCGCGTCATCGTCATGAGCACCCATTTCGACCATATCGGCGTCAAGGCCCGAGAGAATAGCGCCAAGCTCCTCATCAAGTTCGCCCGGGAGTGGGGCTCCGGAGGTGCGGGCTCTCCGTCGGCCGTCCTCGTCGGGGGAGACTTTAACAGCTCCCCCAATGACGGCGGGTACAAGATCATGACAGCACCTGACTCGGGCATGTCTGATATCTCTCATTTACTACCCAAGAGCGCTCACTACGGGAACCAGGTCACTTACACGAGTTTCGGCAAGTACGACGGCTCTGGAGAAGGCTGGGAGGAGGCACGCATCGACTTTCTCTTCATTCAGGAGCCTCGAACAGCCCATGTCAAGACTTTTGGTGTCCTGGCCAATTTCTTTGATGACGATGTTCGTGTATCTGATCACCGGCCTGTCGTATCAGACCTGGACATTGTGGTTTGAGGGATAGACGAGGAAGGCTCTCGGACGGGATCTCTGAGCACAGCTGGGTAGCCGATGCTCTCAACTCAAGCAAGGCCTCCGTCATTGGATAGCATGGATGGATAAGAGGATATGAACCTGGGTACTACGCAGGGTGATGCATGGCCTGAGACTCGGCTCGCATAGCTGGTCTCTGTCCGAGGCACGCAATATCAAGCAGCATGTCGCCCATGCGTTGATATTGGGAGTACGTGCGGGATAAGTCGGCACCAGTCTGCAAATTGACGGACTTGGGAACATCAAGCACCGTCACGATCTTTGGAAACAAGTCTTCGTACCAAGCCAGCCACAATACGTACAAGTGCAACCAGAGTGTCAATGAAACAAGTCACCTAGTGTCGTGGTGCTTTTGTAAATGGGGGATCGATCACATCAAGACACAGCATGAAGCTCGGGAGGACGATTGGGCCATTGATGTCGGCAGATGTTGTCTGCGCATCTGTCAGGAGACACGAGATACAACTGGCACATCGATAAGAGAAGAGGGACACAAAGGAGCCTACGATGCTGATCATCTTCCAGCCGAGGACAAGGCACCTGTGCAGTGACAGGCATCTTACTAAACTTGCTGGTCCCTGAACTTGGCTCAAAGCAAGTCATCCACGCGAGACGGCGTATTTGCCTCCCCGACTTCCATCCGCTTCTACGCAATCTTATCTCGCATGAAATGGCCTGCTGGCAAAGGCTTTGGTGGCGGATGGAAACTTTCGGGACTTGAGGCTCTTCGGGAGGAGAACAGAGGCATCTAGACGGAGGTGGAGGGGCAACTTGAAAGAGCGGTGAgtgaagatggtggaggagaagaggggtTTGGACTGGTCCCGACACCTTGTGCAATCGACATCAGCTCTCACGGTTGAATCCGGACACACGATGTCAGTGATGCTTCTCTGAGAGGCTGCCAGGTTGAGCATGGACGGAGAGATGCTGGGTTCCAAGAGAAATTGGGTGGGTGGTAGCCATCGAAAGGAGGTGGCCACATCTCTGGGTGGTGTTATGCAACGTGCGATTGCGCGCAGCAGCATGTAACAAACAAAGCTGAACTATTTGCCTTGGAACGGTCACTCGCTGCGCAAAGTCAACTGAAAGCTGGAAGCCCAAGGCCCCAGGAATTAGAGGCCTGGAGCATCGGCCCAGTCCGTCTGTCCATGTCCACGATGGTCGCAGGGCAGGTATGCTTGTCATCCCGCGACTAGTAGCTCTGGGTACAGTAGCTCCGGTCTAGCCTGGTCCGTCGTTCCGAGGGGGGACGGGCTTTGTCCATGGACGCGTCAACCCTTTGAAGGACATTCATTCACTGACTTGCTGTCAGATCAAAATGCTCTGTGGATTTTGTTATTCCCATGTCGTCCATGTAAGCCGCGAGAGCTGGTTCGCAAGAGCCGCATCCAAATCGACATGTTTCGGCGATTGCCAGAAAGGACGAGAACCGTCCTGTCGTGACTTGCCCAGATGTGTGTGGCACTCATGTTGCCCAACACCCTGTAGATGCGTCAATGCCTTGGATGCACGTCGAGCCTATCCCCCCACAATCTGAACGCCAAAGCAAGCCATCCGAGAGACCGCGGGCAGGGATATTCCCGTCAGCTTCAGCTAGACACCACCCTTGAGTCCGTTGACGACTTCCACCCATCCACTCGATCCTGTGCCTGCTGGAGATGGATAGGCAGAGTGAGGGGACACAGCAGGAGACTGTAATAGCTCTGGAGATCTTGGGAAGTACAGCGCGTGACAACGGGCCGTCCGGACGCAGAGTAAAGGCCAATCAAGAACCCTGAGCTTACCGAAACGTCCATCTCGCTGGGAAAAATTGAAGGCCGACACAGTGAACAGAACAGTGAGTGGGTGTCCAGACGTGCAAGATGAAGGTGGCCAAAGCCCTTCAAGATGCTCACCTTGGGGAGGGTGTAGGGCAAAGAGGAGTGGGTGGGCTAGAATTCGAGGCCATGGTTCC contains these protein-coding regions:
- a CDS encoding MFS domain-containing protein, whose product is MFMQKFVRNDAIKTDPPEIYNLRTVVVSLIACGGALLFGMDMGVMGGVLAMDTFKEQYGLTDKPAAVLANLSSNIVSTIQAGSFLGCLISMWLANYIGRRLSLMTASVFVFIGVAMQAAASGHLAAMYVGRFITGIAVGIASTVNPLYVSENAPRGIRGLLTGCYQLSIVTGLTLAFWINYGCVLHVKGHAQYIIPLALQALPAVILFVGMMFANESPRFLAQSNPTKALTVLAKLRGLPEDHAYVREEMENISLQLEEERSLAANSSGLTLVKEAFTVKSYRRRTFLCITLMMWSNLTGTNALTYYSVVIFKSVGLSSSTTGLFATGVYGIVKMVSCAIFIFFVTDTLGRRKSLLWTGVVQGLALFYIGFYVRFDPPQPDSPVGAAGYVAIVAIYIFAAVYQFGWGPVVWTYCSEIPAARMRALQMGMATASQWLFNFVVAKSTPSMFATLGRGGFGTYFVYGSFCFTMVVFAWFFVPETKGLALEDMDELFSQSNVRAPFIPSRVARLEAERVAKGDADSKFEHVDKV
- a CDS encoding Zn(2)-C6 fungal-type domain-containing protein, which translates into the protein MMLCHAAGEQGDDDASDENQHTPNGLMGGLSNGPGATPSAYSTQTPHAPSHLRPDPGAPSEVTINDYPLVKDRAIDPILLVQLLRHYADNYHHFFPIVPTDVLRPEYILDTIRDESFLLTAILVVASKDRPDLADIHKAIWDHMRGLILNVVLGMASVRKVGTVEGLLLMGEWTLHNQSEVDDGDEASAWSIVGLAVRLAYLLRLEDRGFKGNDADLDSVHRERLAWTFTYLSDRQISIRMGQAFWCRGPALSARFMAHDFPALQPRRARDEDFASFIQAQVELTTLFGNAHDILFASRSRTAELMTRGDYTKYVDDATKAMHAWQLAWTSLAVSPHLKSCLSLMQEYLRLYVNAFAFQAVIYRASVTDTNSDPSNGSRPSIIFPDSAMASPDARHIYEAADAAEALIRIVTDDIDPVKHLCYMPARFYLYEIHSSVFLYKAHACGAISSGKHVHTASLMERFISVLKTAAVDESHIAARYARLLDRLWFRRAHRLASVDDSQSSNPELRNPGVVVDTLSTLADLNGGQMPLFDDLGLQPFDCTDTMDGLFAMPSVVSWDPSSFLNTMA